The following are encoded in a window of Paenibacillus polymyxa genomic DNA:
- a CDS encoding S-layer homology domain-containing protein — translation MSSKPNKWLITLALAALVAPTALQTIASAASGASNGAALASLPFKDINNIDSEQKTNILRAIEAGLLHGDPSGSYRPTDLLTRQEMAVLLTQALQLSISKAASSSFSDVEPKSWSSPYIEAVHRAGLMNGDDGSKFRPKAAVTREEAAVLLMRAAGLPITADATESAKLTDWNRVSPWARPYVNTALQSGSMKTDQSGFKPKSSVQRQDIAQYMMSTFFPKDHVVQLQKVEDGKAWINGIEYKLSDSVKGILQTSNQEILKGADIQFVASQRTIESITKLVIHASGQAPIGQASEFSGNLVLDGHNSSIDGNLTIDGDYISVMNLNVKNSFTVTSSLEHDLYASKFTVQGKTYIQGGDQNTVLFNTSELQDVEVSKQDVHVVIQGNSTVDQMSLISNATIENDSSSTIQQLNVLTGAKQVELQGIIKQLSVNSDQPVALTGQASINTLAVNSSSPVSLEVAGTISNLQVNNSAANISVSSSSQVTNTSFAVGVSSSTVSGVTGVTTTSSGSSRSTVVTNTAPKLVTKYDDQAVTVGDSELQIDLLGHFTDEEQSELKYTAVSSSTKISTVRVEGTNLFIKAVGKGTATITIAADDQAGKKAGTNFKVRVNESPVSLSIPNQNEQLGSDDVTLSLGSFFTDSENDPMTYEVAIDDPSIATFTLTGDQLVLTPAAVGHAQVTVKASDGRGGSASQSFQLVVTAVPNQNPVVNQKPGNQTLTVGDADYILDLSPVFLDSDSNPLTISAESSDLSIATVSVNGNQATVHAVSSGTANIQLKATNGLGGEVKTDFDITVNEPPVSLRIPDQTKQINSDDIQLSLNDFFTDHEKDSLSYSIDISDSSVATAVLNGDTLTITPLKIGSTSVSVKASDGHGGSTSQSFQMEVTAVSNQNPVIDQKPVNQTLNLGDADYILDLSLVFHDPDGDPVDVLAESSDSSVAVVSVNGYIATVHAVSSGTATIQLKAKDGRGGEVTTDFDVTVNESPISTGILDQMKEINTGDIQLSLNDFFSSPDSDVLTYDVHSISDPTVVTAAVYGDMLTLTPLTIGSTSVSIKATDSWGGKVIETFKTTVTAGPPQNQYPVETKPADQSLTVGGAVYSLNLGSVFTDPDGDTLTFKATSSDPSVASAEITGAQLEIQALSAGTTIIEIKVMDGRGGETSSTFQVSVQSSGSSNPSSNQPPQVDATIYEQVLTVGVTNARSYDLSQLFSDADGDALTFTSTVESTGMVNAEVNGSTLTLTPGNQTGSTKVTITANDGHGGTATYNFQVTNAPLATNGIVQIRTKQGVKDPITYDMSTVFPGETSFKIYSGTADSTFTGPIPLNGTVWTWNGDIFQYFWVIGANGSAAVFQVTSNPQGPEDLYFSQYLSLDKTRTAIELFYNPVGDTSKPIENAGYSLEIHQYNLATNTPKVWSQPINSFWKGMPYIYIDSIFYDFFDIVPATYYNDELMLLETNTNVTTGYVLKKNGVTIDVLGDPNGKTQFMPNNGTIIRKSGIKSGSSSYNLPGEWNSYPTGTLQYFSHHTP, via the coding sequence ATGAGTTCTAAACCTAATAAATGGCTGATTACATTAGCTTTGGCTGCACTTGTTGCTCCAACGGCTTTGCAGACGATTGCATCTGCTGCCAGCGGTGCATCAAACGGAGCAGCTCTGGCCAGTCTGCCTTTTAAAGACATCAATAATATTGATTCAGAGCAAAAGACAAACATCCTGCGAGCCATTGAAGCTGGACTTCTGCATGGTGACCCATCTGGATCCTATCGGCCAACGGATTTGTTGACCCGTCAAGAAATGGCGGTTCTATTAACTCAAGCTCTGCAACTCTCTATTTCTAAAGCAGCAAGCAGCAGTTTCTCGGATGTAGAACCGAAAAGTTGGTCGAGTCCCTATATTGAGGCTGTACATCGTGCAGGACTCATGAATGGAGACGACGGCTCCAAATTCAGGCCCAAAGCGGCAGTTACCAGAGAGGAGGCTGCGGTTCTGCTTATGCGGGCCGCCGGGCTTCCTATTACAGCTGACGCCACGGAGTCTGCTAAACTTACTGATTGGAATCGGGTCAGTCCGTGGGCACGGCCTTACGTTAATACGGCTTTACAGTCGGGCTCCATGAAGACGGATCAGTCCGGTTTCAAACCTAAATCGTCCGTTCAGCGCCAAGATATAGCCCAGTATATGATGTCTACCTTTTTCCCTAAGGACCATGTAGTCCAACTCCAAAAAGTAGAGGATGGAAAGGCCTGGATTAACGGGATTGAATATAAACTCTCGGATTCAGTTAAAGGAATCCTGCAAACCTCTAACCAAGAGATTCTCAAAGGAGCAGATATTCAATTTGTAGCATCACAGCGGACCATTGAATCGATCACCAAACTGGTCATCCATGCGAGCGGGCAAGCTCCGATAGGGCAAGCTTCCGAATTCAGCGGCAATCTTGTATTAGATGGTCATAACTCCTCGATTGACGGAAATTTAACTATTGACGGTGATTACATTTCGGTTATGAATTTGAATGTCAAAAATAGTTTTACAGTTACGTCAAGCCTTGAACATGATTTGTATGCCTCTAAATTTACGGTACAAGGAAAAACATATATTCAGGGCGGTGACCAGAACACCGTATTGTTTAACACATCTGAGCTGCAGGATGTCGAGGTATCCAAACAGGATGTCCACGTAGTCATTCAAGGAAATTCGACGGTGGATCAAATGTCGTTGATTTCCAATGCAACGATTGAAAATGATTCATCCTCAACGATACAGCAGTTGAATGTTCTTACCGGTGCCAAGCAAGTAGAGTTGCAGGGGATTATTAAGCAATTGTCGGTCAACAGTGACCAGCCCGTAGCTCTGACAGGCCAGGCCTCCATTAATACATTGGCTGTGAACAGTTCCTCTCCGGTCAGTCTGGAGGTAGCTGGAACTATTTCAAATTTACAAGTAAATAACTCTGCAGCAAATATTAGTGTAAGCTCCTCCAGCCAAGTCACGAATACTTCATTTGCAGTAGGTGTGTCTTCTTCGACGGTATCAGGAGTCACTGGAGTCACTACAACTTCTTCTGGTAGCTCGCGTTCTACGGTTGTGACCAATACAGCACCGAAGTTAGTGACCAAATATGACGATCAAGCCGTAACGGTGGGCGATTCTGAACTTCAGATTGACTTACTTGGACATTTTACGGACGAGGAGCAGTCCGAGCTCAAATATACGGCAGTGTCGTCTAGTACAAAAATCAGTACAGTCCGAGTAGAGGGAACAAACCTGTTTATCAAGGCTGTTGGCAAAGGGACTGCGACCATTACGATCGCCGCAGATGACCAGGCCGGGAAAAAAGCGGGAACGAATTTCAAGGTCCGTGTCAATGAATCTCCTGTTTCATTGAGTATCCCCAATCAAAACGAACAGTTGGGGAGCGACGACGTAACCTTATCTTTAGGATCGTTTTTTACGGATTCTGAAAATGATCCTATGACTTATGAGGTTGCGATCGATGATCCTTCCATTGCTACCTTTACCCTGACGGGTGATCAATTGGTATTAACTCCGGCAGCTGTAGGACATGCCCAAGTTACCGTCAAGGCATCCGATGGTCGGGGAGGCAGCGCAAGCCAGTCGTTTCAATTGGTTGTAACTGCAGTACCTAATCAAAATCCGGTTGTAAATCAGAAGCCGGGCAACCAAACGCTCACTGTGGGCGATGCGGACTACATCCTGGATTTATCTCCGGTGTTCCTTGATTCGGACAGCAATCCGCTAACCATCTCGGCAGAATCCTCGGATCTATCCATTGCGACGGTCTCCGTTAATGGAAACCAGGCCACAGTTCATGCGGTTTCCTCAGGAACAGCAAACATACAGCTAAAAGCGACAAATGGCCTTGGAGGCGAGGTTAAGACCGATTTTGATATTACCGTTAATGAACCTCCGGTATCCTTGCGAATTCCAGATCAGACGAAACAAATCAATTCAGACGACATTCAATTATCTTTAAACGACTTCTTTACCGACCATGAGAAGGATTCATTGTCATACAGCATTGATATTTCCGATTCTTCGGTTGCGACTGCAGTGCTAAATGGGGACACGCTTACTATTACACCGTTAAAAATTGGTAGCACATCAGTATCTGTTAAGGCATCTGATGGCCATGGAGGTAGCACAAGCCAGTCGTTTCAAATGGAAGTAACTGCTGTATCTAACCAAAATCCGGTTATAGATCAGAAGCCGGTTAATCAGACACTGAATCTAGGCGATGCGGATTATATCCTGGATTTATCTTTGGTATTCCACGATCCCGATGGCGACCCTGTGGACGTTTTGGCAGAATCTTCGGATTCGTCAGTTGCTGTTGTATCCGTTAACGGATACATAGCCACGGTCCATGCAGTTTCCTCAGGAACAGCAACGATTCAGCTTAAAGCAAAAGATGGCCGCGGGGGCGAGGTCACTACTGATTTTGATGTTACCGTCAATGAATCCCCGATTTCCACAGGGATTCTGGATCAGATGAAAGAAATAAATACAGGCGATATTCAATTGTCCTTAAATGATTTCTTTTCCAGTCCTGATAGCGATGTTTTAACTTACGATGTTCATAGCATTTCTGACCCGACTGTTGTGACGGCTGCCGTTTATGGAGATATGCTTACTCTTACACCGTTAACGATCGGTAGTACATCGGTATCGATCAAAGCAACAGATAGCTGGGGAGGGAAAGTGATCGAAACTTTCAAAACCACCGTCACGGCTGGACCTCCACAGAATCAGTATCCAGTAGAAACTAAACCTGCCGACCAGTCGCTTACTGTAGGTGGTGCGGTCTACTCACTCAATTTAGGTTCCGTTTTTACTGATCCTGATGGGGATACGTTGACCTTTAAGGCAACCTCTTCTGATCCGTCCGTTGCTTCGGCGGAAATCACTGGAGCTCAATTGGAAATTCAGGCACTAAGTGCAGGGACGACAATCATAGAAATCAAGGTTATGGATGGCCGTGGAGGGGAAACTTCAAGCACCTTCCAAGTCAGTGTCCAATCATCCGGTTCGTCTAACCCATCTTCTAATCAGCCGCCTCAAGTAGATGCGACCATTTATGAACAAGTGTTGACTGTAGGAGTTACGAATGCAAGAAGCTACGACCTATCTCAATTGTTCAGTGATGCTGACGGGGATGCCCTGACGTTTACTTCTACTGTTGAATCAACCGGTATGGTAAATGCAGAGGTTAACGGATCAACGTTGACTCTTACTCCGGGTAATCAGACAGGAAGTACCAAGGTAACGATTACTGCGAATGACGGGCATGGCGGAACAGCCACCTATAATTTTCAGGTAACGAATGCTCCTCTGGCGACGAATGGAATTGTTCAAATCCGAACCAAGCAAGGGGTCAAAGATCCGATTACTTATGACATGTCAACAGTGTTCCCGGGTGAAACTTCATTTAAAATCTATTCGGGTACGGCAGATTCCACCTTTACTGGGCCAATCCCTCTTAATGGGACGGTTTGGACATGGAACGGGGATATTTTTCAATACTTCTGGGTAATCGGGGCGAACGGATCTGCCGCTGTATTCCAAGTGACCTCAAATCCTCAAGGACCGGAGGATCTATATTTTTCCCAGTATCTATCTTTGGATAAAACCCGTACTGCTATTGAGCTGTTTTATAATCCGGTAGGAGATACTTCTAAACCTATAGAAAATGCAGGATACTCACTTGAGATTCATCAATACAATTTAGCTACAAATACTCCCAAGGTGTGGAGCCAGCCTATTAATTCGTTTTGGAAAGGCATGCCTTATATATATATCGATTCCATCTTTTATGACTTTTTCGACATTGTTCCTGCGACATACTATAATGATGAATTGATGTTACTAGAAACGAATACCAATGTAACGACAGGCTATGTCCTGAAAAAGAACGGCGTAACGATCGACGTCTTAGGTGATCCTAACGGAAAAACGCAATTTATGCCGAATAATGGGACTATTATCCGAAAATCGGGGATTAAGTCCGGTTCCTCCTCTTATAATCTTCCAGGAGAGTGGAACTCTTATCCAACCGGAACGCTTCAATATTTTAGTCATCATACTCCATAA
- a CDS encoding CobW family GTP-binding protein: MMNKVPVILISGFLGSGKTTLLLRLLAHTRQIPLRAAVLMNEMGEYDVDSAIISEEMPDVTVEGLLEGCICCSKRNELAGALHTLLNQKPDLIFMETTGVANPEQVLEELRSPLLTDRLYLVHSISVVDAELFHEYNSRFTADKELVRTLHGQLRTADFIVVNKTDAASSREVTKVVKSIRKLNDTAKLQTTEYSRIDLEPLLEPVLASASVAAKPVQTLQPAPAQVQSTDAGVPSVSIPVKSIGSTSSLSRSTAFKVIAAHSHNHDPKQPHSFSRLESLTLHQYSPQPLEKQRLENLLTGLGSSLLRAKGYCVLPQEGTMLLQFSGNHLEWQPTALPVSQGYVTLIGEQLDKASITDQWEQCFVSL, translated from the coding sequence ATGATGAACAAAGTTCCTGTTATTTTAATCAGTGGTTTTCTTGGAAGCGGCAAAACAACACTGCTTTTACGCCTGTTAGCCCATACTCGCCAAATTCCCCTTCGTGCTGCTGTTTTAATGAACGAAATGGGTGAATATGATGTAGACAGCGCTATAATTTCAGAGGAAATGCCTGACGTAACAGTAGAAGGATTGCTAGAAGGCTGCATTTGTTGCAGCAAAAGAAATGAGCTGGCAGGGGCTCTGCATACCCTGCTCAACCAGAAGCCAGACCTGATCTTCATGGAAACCACCGGGGTAGCCAACCCCGAACAAGTACTGGAGGAGCTTCGCTCCCCTCTACTGACAGATCGGCTTTATCTGGTTCACAGCATCAGTGTTGTGGATGCTGAGCTGTTCCATGAATACAATAGCCGCTTTACGGCTGATAAAGAACTGGTTCGCACCCTGCACGGACAACTGCGCACCGCAGACTTTATTGTGGTGAACAAGACGGATGCAGCAAGTAGCCGTGAAGTGACGAAGGTCGTCAAGAGCATCCGCAAGCTCAACGATACGGCCAAGCTGCAAACTACTGAATATAGCCGGATTGACCTTGAACCACTACTAGAGCCTGTTCTGGCCTCCGCATCCGTTGCCGCAAAACCTGTACAGACACTTCAACCAGCACCTGCACAAGTCCAGTCCACCGATGCAGGTGTACCGTCCGTTTCCATTCCCGTCAAAAGTATCGGAAGCACCAGTAGTCTCTCCAGAAGTACGGCTTTCAAAGTTATTGCGGCACACAGTCATAACCACGATCCTAAGCAGCCTCATTCGTTCTCCCGTCTGGAGAGCCTAACGTTGCATCAATATTCTCCTCAGCCACTCGAAAAACAACGATTGGAAAACCTTTTGACCGGGTTAGGTTCCTCGTTGCTTCGTGCGAAAGGTTACTGCGTGCTTCCTCAGGAAGGTACAATGCTTTTGCAATTTTCAGGAAATCACTTGGAGTGGCAGCCTACTGCACTTCCTGTGAGCCAGGGATATGTCACACTCATTGGAGAACAGCTTGACAAAGCCTCCATTACCGATCAATGGGAACAGTGCTTCGTGTCGCTATAA
- a CDS encoding TIGR03943 family putative permease subunit has product MNSTFSIRWQYGMRSLLLIGLAVYIISLNRTNALHYYLAPHMQKLLLLCPVPLLFIALAMAWHGIIGERDGEDVCDCEHPLPQSWFKKTLVYGMLLIPLLFGSLLPNQALGSDMAAKKGMSFTYPNPDIRRKTDIQTTKASTSSLLSTASSVPTSPPPEGKWSQETLDKLFVPPDKYNVEFAELAKRLYQQPIIQIKPEIFSETIGAIELYKQAFEGKKVQVTGFVYKDDNLPGKGLFAVGRFLVMCCTADAMPFGIIVQSQKAPSFDKDTWVTIEGTLHATQKGNVPVLEIRSEKITAVEQPESPYVYTQADSVATFDRLNTVH; this is encoded by the coding sequence GTGAATTCAACCTTTAGCATCCGCTGGCAATATGGTATGCGCTCCTTGCTCCTAATCGGATTGGCTGTGTACATTATCTCATTAAACCGTACGAATGCACTTCATTACTACCTAGCTCCCCATATGCAAAAGCTGCTCCTACTCTGTCCTGTACCACTCTTGTTCATCGCATTGGCGATGGCATGGCACGGAATCATCGGAGAGCGGGACGGTGAGGATGTATGTGATTGTGAGCATCCGTTGCCGCAAAGCTGGTTCAAAAAAACACTCGTATATGGAATGCTGCTCATCCCGCTCCTGTTCGGTTCTCTGCTGCCCAATCAGGCACTTGGTAGTGATATGGCCGCCAAAAAAGGCATGTCCTTCACGTATCCCAACCCGGATATCCGACGAAAAACAGATATACAGACCACGAAAGCATCCACCTCCTCCCTTTTATCAACTGCATCTTCTGTCCCAACTTCGCCCCCTCCAGAGGGAAAATGGAGTCAGGAAACGCTGGATAAGCTGTTCGTTCCGCCTGACAAGTACAATGTAGAATTCGCCGAGCTGGCGAAACGCCTGTATCAGCAACCTATCATACAGATCAAGCCGGAGATTTTCTCCGAAACTATTGGCGCCATTGAGTTATATAAACAAGCTTTTGAAGGAAAAAAAGTACAGGTGACTGGCTTTGTCTATAAAGACGACAACCTGCCGGGTAAAGGCCTATTTGCAGTAGGAAGATTCCTCGTCATGTGCTGTACTGCCGATGCCATGCCATTCGGGATCATCGTCCAATCCCAGAAGGCCCCGTCCTTTGACAAGGATACCTGGGTGACCATTGAAGGAACACTGCATGCCACACAAAAGGGCAACGTTCCGGTACTTGAAATTCGATCCGAAAAAATAACCGCTGTCGAGCAACCAGAATCCCCTTATGTCTATACCCAAGCAGACTCGGTAGCTACCTTTGATCGCTTGAACACAGTACACTAA
- a CDS encoding permease, whose product MKNSTLLKMLPFMIPFAFLIPVLVTLSPQWLRLLDMGQLQPLKTVFMGIFLEAVPFLLIGVLVSSLLQWLVPETWIRKIAPAHPVPGVLLASLLGMLFPICECGMIPVVRQLMLKGMPAYMGITFILSGPIINPVVLAATMMAFPSHPEVTAVRMGLAFAVSTIIGLIVYAFVRVHPLKRSLLSFNQQKQNNQTHRHSRTWRGFFVHAGDEFLDMSKYLTIGALLTACIQTFIPRDEMLSLSNGTVGSYAFMMGFAYILSLCSTSDAFVATAFSHTFTLGPLAAFLVLGPMLDFKGTLMLLSTFRTKFVAILGLLIASLVLVGSIAAEWLLGR is encoded by the coding sequence ATGAAAAACAGTACGCTGTTGAAGATGCTGCCTTTTATGATTCCGTTTGCCTTTCTCATCCCTGTGCTTGTCACGCTATCTCCCCAGTGGCTTCGTTTGTTAGATATGGGCCAGCTGCAACCGTTAAAAACGGTATTTATGGGTATTTTTCTGGAAGCTGTTCCGTTTCTCCTTATCGGTGTACTCGTCTCATCCCTTTTGCAGTGGCTTGTACCGGAGACATGGATTCGCAAAATAGCGCCTGCGCATCCTGTACCGGGTGTCCTGCTGGCCTCCTTACTAGGTATGCTGTTTCCCATTTGTGAATGCGGCATGATCCCTGTCGTTCGCCAATTAATGCTCAAGGGAATGCCTGCCTATATGGGTATCACTTTTATTTTAAGCGGGCCCATTATCAATCCCGTGGTACTGGCTGCGACGATGATGGCTTTCCCTTCCCATCCCGAGGTCACTGCCGTTCGAATGGGTTTGGCTTTTGCCGTCTCCACGATCATCGGGCTGATCGTGTATGCCTTTGTGCGGGTGCATCCGCTCAAACGGTCGTTGCTCTCTTTTAACCAGCAAAAGCAGAACAATCAGACTCATCGGCATAGTCGCACATGGCGGGGCTTTTTTGTACATGCTGGTGACGAGTTTTTGGACATGAGTAAATATCTCACTATCGGCGCATTATTAACAGCCTGCATTCAAACCTTCATCCCACGTGACGAGATGCTTTCGTTAAGCAACGGAACAGTCGGATCGTACGCCTTTATGATGGGTTTTGCCTACATACTGTCGCTATGTTCCACCTCCGATGCCTTTGTAGCCACTGCTTTTTCACACACCTTTACACTAGGTCCGCTGGCAGCCTTTCTTGTACTCGGTCCGATGTTAGACTTCAAAGGCACGCTCATGCTGCTCAGCACCTTCCGCACTAAATTTGTCGCCATCCTGGGCTTGCTCATTGCTTCACTCGTCCTTGTGGGTTCTATAGCTGCAGAATGGTTATTGGGGAGGTGA
- a CDS encoding CobW family GTP-binding protein translates to MIPIVVLSGFLGSGKTTLLQHALAYYKEKGLKPAILMNELGDVNLDGSLVNGQAPMKEMLSGCICCTIRGDLGVELMNLAEEYKPDVIIVECTGVANPMEIVDAVTDASIYSSMILQSVITVIDARQFLDFASGNERGKSLRLMQDQLRCASKLVINKTDLLAAGELQKVQALVKELNPYALTVSTQRSDVDAGIFFSTQGEERMDVDHQSHDHHDHAHDHEHGEHYHSYDHVVVHTHFFGQPVPRSEFEQLFRSLPAEIYRAKGIVRFLESEGQMMFQFAYRELEIIPIRPQKPVNDVAVVMGENFSASEIEEQLRKLEAAEKPLSSSS, encoded by the coding sequence ATGATACCGATAGTTGTTTTATCCGGTTTTTTGGGTAGCGGTAAAACCACTCTTCTTCAGCATGCGCTGGCTTACTACAAGGAGAAGGGCCTCAAGCCAGCCATTTTGATGAATGAGTTGGGTGATGTTAATCTGGACGGCAGTTTGGTGAATGGCCAAGCACCCATGAAGGAAATGCTCAGTGGTTGTATATGCTGTACTATTCGCGGGGATTTGGGCGTCGAGCTCATGAATCTTGCTGAAGAATATAAGCCGGACGTGATTATTGTAGAATGTACTGGAGTAGCTAACCCGATGGAAATTGTAGATGCAGTGACAGACGCCTCCATCTATTCTTCTATGATATTACAATCCGTTATCACGGTCATAGACGCGCGTCAATTTCTGGATTTTGCCTCGGGGAACGAGAGAGGCAAGTCGCTTCGTTTGATGCAGGATCAGCTTCGGTGCGCTTCCAAACTGGTTATTAACAAGACCGATTTATTGGCTGCGGGCGAGTTGCAGAAAGTACAGGCCCTCGTAAAAGAGTTAAATCCATATGCTCTGACTGTGAGCACGCAACGAAGTGACGTGGACGCGGGTATTTTTTTCTCCACTCAAGGAGAGGAGCGTATGGACGTTGACCATCAGTCTCATGATCACCATGATCACGCCCATGACCACGAACATGGGGAGCATTATCATTCCTACGACCACGTAGTGGTTCACACGCATTTCTTTGGACAACCTGTGCCACGCTCCGAGTTTGAACAGTTGTTCCGCAGTTTGCCAGCTGAAATATACCGGGCCAAAGGAATTGTGCGGTTTCTGGAATCAGAGGGTCAGATGATGTTTCAGTTTGCCTATCGGGAGCTGGAAATCATTCCGATCCGCCCGCAAAAGCCAGTGAACGATGTAGCGGTTGTCATGGGTGAGAATTTCTCTGCTTCCGAGATCGAGGAACAATTGAGAAAGTTGGAAGCGGCCGAAAAGCCATTGAGTAGTAGTTCATGA
- a CDS encoding FecCD family ABC transporter permease yields the protein MTSRTSNLNPSRPNPSQHNSRAHLAGKSTWGFTTILLLTAGLLLSVTLAVMLGPVAVAPGTIWRIALSHLPWLDQWIPVTWTKPEQYIVWEIRFPRVLLGVVVGAGLAVTGATIQALIRNSLADPYILGVSSGASVTATLVIVFGAFGFLGRLVLPLSAFIGSLAAMLMVFALARVAGSISTTRLLLAGVAVSMMLSAVTSFIVTMAPNEKGIRDAMYWMMGSLAGAQWDTLFIPSLIVAVGTAVLLTRYRSLNALLTGEETAVTLGVNVQTFRVLLVVVASLLTGAVVSVSGSIGFVGLMIPHIVRLIVGSDHRRVLPVSLLAGAIFVVWADVCARLVLAPQELPIGIVTAVCGGPFFVWLLRRSSYSFGGEK from the coding sequence ATGACTTCGAGAACGAGCAACCTTAATCCATCAAGACCTAATCCATCACAACATAATTCTCGCGCACACCTAGCTGGCAAGTCTACTTGGGGATTTACAACAATTCTGCTGCTGACTGCTGGACTGTTGCTTTCGGTGACACTCGCAGTCATGCTCGGTCCTGTAGCTGTCGCACCGGGGACGATATGGCGAATTGCACTGTCTCATCTTCCCTGGCTGGACCAGTGGATACCCGTGACATGGACCAAGCCTGAGCAATATATCGTTTGGGAAATCCGCTTTCCACGCGTGCTGCTAGGTGTTGTCGTAGGAGCAGGACTTGCTGTTACAGGGGCGACTATACAGGCATTAATTCGTAATTCGTTAGCGGACCCTTATATTTTAGGAGTCTCGTCTGGGGCTTCGGTGACAGCCACGTTGGTAATTGTGTTCGGAGCTTTCGGATTTTTAGGACGACTTGTGCTGCCTTTATCTGCTTTTATAGGCTCGTTAGCTGCAATGCTTATGGTGTTCGCGTTAGCCCGTGTGGCTGGGAGCATATCGACGACCCGCTTATTGCTGGCAGGAGTGGCGGTGTCCATGATGCTGTCGGCTGTGACTAGCTTTATCGTTACGATGGCCCCGAATGAAAAAGGCATTCGTGACGCGATGTATTGGATGATGGGAAGTTTGGCAGGTGCTCAATGGGACACGCTTTTCATTCCAAGCCTCATTGTAGCCGTTGGAACGGCTGTGCTCCTGACCCGATACCGTTCGCTGAATGCTTTGCTAACGGGTGAAGAAACCGCAGTAACGCTAGGGGTGAACGTACAGACGTTCCGCGTATTACTGGTTGTTGTGGCGTCTCTTTTAACCGGGGCAGTCGTATCAGTGAGTGGCTCGATTGGCTTTGTCGGGCTTATGATTCCGCACATCGTTAGGCTGATAGTGGGATCAGATCATCGGCGTGTACTGCCCGTCAGTCTGTTGGCGGGAGCTATTTTTGTCGTGTGGGCTGATGTATGTGCCCGGCTCGTGCTGGCTCCACAGGAGCTGCCGATTGGTATTGTAACGGCTGTGTGCGGAGGCCCCTTTTTTGTGTGGCTTCTGCGTCGTAGTTCCTACTCGTTTGGAGGCGAAAAATGA
- a CDS encoding ABC transporter ATP-binding protein, with translation MNIEVESVTFSIHDKRLIDGICLQVKAGELVGLIGPNGSGKSTLLKNMYRVLKPDSGLVTLDGQDMLRMKYKETARQMAVVSQDAPQTFDFSVRGIVLMGRHPHKKLLEADTVADHELVEQALERVGMNAQADQGFATLSGGEKQRVLIARALAGQAKFLVLDEPTNHLDIRYQLQILDLVKTLRITTLAALHDLNLAAFYCDRMYVLKEGKVVASGITEDVLQPDLLWSVFGVETEICIHPKTGKPNITFLPDSLRRGGYP, from the coding sequence ATGAATATAGAAGTTGAAAGCGTGACCTTCAGTATTCACGACAAACGGCTGATCGACGGCATCTGTCTCCAGGTAAAAGCAGGGGAGCTAGTCGGATTGATTGGTCCGAATGGCAGCGGGAAATCGACGTTGCTCAAAAATATGTATCGTGTGCTAAAGCCTGACAGTGGTTTGGTTACGTTGGATGGGCAAGATATGCTGCGGATGAAGTATAAAGAAACGGCCCGACAAATGGCAGTGGTGAGTCAGGATGCGCCGCAAACGTTTGATTTTTCAGTACGGGGCATCGTCCTGATGGGTCGCCATCCGCATAAGAAACTGCTGGAAGCAGATACTGTTGCCGATCATGAATTGGTCGAGCAGGCGCTGGAGCGGGTAGGCATGAATGCTCAGGCGGATCAGGGCTTTGCCACCTTGTCTGGCGGAGAAAAGCAACGGGTATTAATCGCCAGAGCTTTGGCCGGACAGGCGAAATTTCTTGTTTTGGATGAGCCAACAAATCATCTGGACATCCGGTATCAGCTGCAAATTCTGGATTTGGTCAAAACACTTCGGATAACTACGCTAGCTGCACTACATGATTTGAATTTGGCTGCATTTTATTGTGATCGAATGTATGTATTAAAAGAAGGCAAAGTGGTAGCCTCCGGCATAACGGAGGATGTGCTTCAGCCAGACCTGCTGTGGAGTGTATTCGGGGTGGAGACAGAAATCTGTATTCATCCAAAAACCGGGAAGCCGAATATTACCTTTTTACCGGATTCTCTCAGGAGAGGAGGCTATCCATGA